A window of Heptranchias perlo isolate sHepPer1 chromosome 27, sHepPer1.hap1, whole genome shotgun sequence contains these coding sequences:
- the gpr25 gene encoding apelin receptor A, with product MPTEVGVIDQQDYSSPDYSFYSDYDEFVNDTNGEVCSYENFSFVNVTISVLYYLIFIVGSLGNAFVILVMAFKERRRRRLVDTFVINLAFADLVFVFTLPFWAASASNNHHWIFGSVFCKVSSYIIAVNRYSSIFFLTCMSIDRYLAIVRLLDFKHIRTQKYAMKISFVIWVSSLLLAIPSAYFRKLDQLNMTYCREDTSSPFFRAFSLAAICLTFVLPVGIILLCYCSIFVRLREHFDHSKKTVHRRENSLKIVFTIVSAFIFSWLPFNIFKTIALYLQFDNVNLSCWTTVSRGLAIASCLAFVNSCVNPIIYAFLDRNFRQRTRRLFPCVFAGIGRRSSSFASGSTPTESSTVLKIHSPSFM from the coding sequence ATGCCCACTGAAGTTGGAGTCATTGACCAGCAGGACTATTCGTCTCCTGATTATTCTTTCTACTCTGATTATGATGAATTTGTCAATGACACAAATGGGGAAGTCTGTTCTTACGAGAACTTTTCTTTTGTAAACGTTACTATCTCAGTTCTCTACTACCTGATTTTTATCGTTGGGTCTTTGGGTAATGCGTTTGTCATCTTAGTAATGGCCTTCAAAGAGCGGAGGAGAAGGAGACTGGTGGACACCTTTGTGATCAACTTAGCGTTTGCAGACCTGGTCTTTGTCTTCACCTTGCCTTTCTGGGCAGCCTCGGCTAGCAACAACCACCACTGGATCTTCGGCAGTGTTTTCTGCAAAGTGAGCAGCTATATCATCGCCGTCAACAGGTAttccagcatcttcttccttaccTGTATGAGCATAGACCGATATCTAGCCATCGTTAGACTGCTGGACTTCAAGCACATCAGAACCCAGAAATACGCCATGAAAATCAGTTTCGTGATCTGGGTCTCATCTCTGCTTCTGGCCATACCTTCTGCCTACTTCAGAAAACTTGACCAATTAAACATGACCTACTGCAGGGAAGACACGAGTTCCCCCTTTTTCCGAGCTTTCAGTCTGGCTGCTATCTGCTTGACGTTTGTCCTGCCTGTTGGGATCATACTGCTCTGCTACTGCTCTATCTTTGTCAGGCTACGTGAGCATTTCGACCACAGCAAAAAAACTGTCCACAGAAGGGAAAACTCCTTAAAAATCGTCTTCACCATCGTGTCGGCTTTTATTTTTTCCTGGTTACCTTTTAACATTTTCAAAACTATCGCTCTCTACTTGCAATTCGACAATGTCAACCTCTCTTGCTGGACAACGGTCAGCCGAGGCCTGGCCATTGCTTCTTGCTTGGCTTTCGTTAATAGCTGCGTGAACCCCATCATTTATGCCTTTTTAGACCGGAATTTCAGACAGAGGACTCGCCGGCTGTTTCCTTGCGTCTTTGCCGGTATCGGTAGGAGAAGCAGCAGCTTTGCGTCTGGGTCAACACCCACAGAGAGCAGCACAGTATTGAAAATACACAGCCCAAGTTTTATGTAG